A single genomic interval of Algiphilus sp. harbors:
- a CDS encoding nitronate monooxygenase family protein: MSTRVSDMLGIDYPIIQGGMMWVGRAEMAAAVSNAGGLGIVTALTQPTPEDLRAEIARCREMTDKPFGVNLTILPSQNPPPYEAYLDVVLDSGVKILETAGNNPKEFIAKAKAAGVVLIHKCTSVRHALSAERHGVDIVSIDGFECAGHPGEDGVGGMILFAAAARQVKIPLIGSGGIADGRTMAAALALGAEGVNMGTRFCATVEAPIHDDIKQKLVAASERDTNLIFRTLHNTGRVLKTEVSHEVIAIENRPGGCAFEDIRHLVTGTKGREALETGDAGKGLIWAGQTVGLIDDVPSCAELLTRMVADCRSHLSRAGQLAA, translated from the coding sequence ATGAGCACCCGCGTTAGCGACATGCTCGGCATCGACTATCCCATCATCCAGGGCGGCATGATGTGGGTGGGGCGCGCCGAGATGGCCGCCGCGGTCTCGAATGCGGGCGGCCTGGGCATCGTCACTGCCTTGACCCAGCCCACGCCGGAGGACCTGCGCGCGGAGATCGCCCGCTGCCGGGAGATGACCGACAAGCCCTTCGGCGTCAATCTGACGATCCTGCCCTCCCAGAATCCGCCGCCCTACGAAGCCTATCTCGACGTCGTGCTCGATTCCGGCGTCAAGATCCTCGAAACCGCAGGCAACAATCCGAAGGAGTTCATCGCCAAGGCCAAGGCCGCCGGCGTCGTCCTCATCCACAAGTGCACCTCGGTGCGCCACGCGCTGTCGGCCGAGCGCCACGGCGTCGACATCGTCTCCATCGACGGCTTCGAGTGCGCCGGCCACCCCGGCGAGGACGGGGTCGGTGGCATGATCCTCTTCGCAGCCGCCGCGCGCCAGGTGAAGATTCCGCTCATCGGTTCAGGCGGCATTGCCGACGGCCGCACCATGGCCGCTGCGCTGGCCCTGGGTGCGGAGGGCGTCAACATGGGAACCCGCTTCTGCGCCACGGTCGAAGCGCCCATCCACGACGACATCAAGCAGAAGCTGGTCGCGGCCAGCGAGCGCGATACCAACCTGATCTTCCGCACGTTGCACAACACCGGCCGGGTTCTGAAGACCGAGGTCTCCCACGAGGTCATCGCCATCGAGAACCGGCCCGGCGGCTGTGCCTTCGAGGATATTCGGCACCTGGTCACCGGCACGAAGGGCCGCGAGGCACTCGAAACGGGCGACGCCGGCAAGGGGCTGATCTGGGCCGGGCAGACGGTCGGGCTGATCGACGACGTGCCCAGCTGCGCGGAGCTGCTGACGCGCATGGTTGCCGACTGTCGCAGCCATCTGAGCCGCGCCGGACAGCTCGCGGCTTGA